AAGGTTCGTTCTATACGTACTTCGCCACTAAGAGCGATATCATAGTGGAAGAGTTCTGGGATATCGATGCCTATTACCGCAAATACTCCCGGAACCTGAAGCGCTGCGCGACAGCAAGCGAGAAGCTGACGTCGTTCACCCGCGCCCAGACCCGCTTCATCCGCGACAAGGTGGGCGTGGATATGCTAAAAATTCTCTATGCCAACCAGACGTCAACCTACGGAGACAATAAAATCATCATCGACGAATCGCGCTTCTGGTTCGCCCTGATTACCGATATCATCGCGGAAGGTCAGGAAAACGGTGAATTCCGGACCGATCTCCCGGCGGAACAGATGGCGAGGTGGTTCAACCGGACCATGAGAGGGAATTTCCTCGACTGGTGCATCAGCAGCGGTGAGAATTTTGACCTGGTGGAAGAGGCCGTGAGCTACTGCGATAACTTCATTACCGCGGCTCTGCAAAAAAATACCCGCAGCTGACAACTGCGGGTATCGAAAACCAATAGAACACTTAATTATTTACAGGAACTT
This window of the Spirochaeta isovalerica genome carries:
- a CDS encoding TetR/AcrR family transcriptional regulator, whose protein sequence is MADTEELQSKKPGKRKARAMETKRKLLESAMSLFKEKGFDAVTVEEIAQRAGTAKGSFYTYFATKSDIIVEEFWDIDAYYRKYSRNLKRCATASEKLTSFTRAQTRFIRDKVGVDMLKILYANQTSTYGDNKIIIDESRFWFALITDIIAEGQENGEFRTDLPAEQMARWFNRTMRGNFLDWCISSGENFDLVEEAVSYCDNFITAALQKNTRS